The DNA segment TATTTTCGGAGATTTTGCCTGCTATAGGCATCAATTTTTCTTCAAGCGAATCTGTAAACTTACTCATTTTTATAACACTCCTTATCTTAAATTTAGATTTTTGGTTTTAAAACTTATAAATGAGAACTATTTATTAGCCATGCTTAAAGCTTGGTCTAACACTTTTTCCCCATCCATCATGCCGTAGACGACTGGATTTATCACATCTACAGGCACACCTTTTTCGCTGCATATTTTCTTTGCTTTTGGCAAGATGAATTTTACCTGTGGGCCTAAGAGAACCACATCAGCTTCTTCTACGTATTTTTCCATCTGTGCCTCAGGGTATGCATCGACAACAACTTCTATGCCTCTCGCTTTTGCTGCTTCTTCAATTTTTCCAATCAACATGCTTGTGGATGAACCTGAAGAGCAAAATAGAATAATCTTAAGCATTAACGTTTTCCCTCCTTTCAAAAAAACTTTGTTTGTAAAAGCAATTTTTCATTTTATCTTCAAGGATTTCCCTACTACATATCAAGACAAGAACTATTAAAACATCTTAAAAAGAGGGAAATCCCTTGAAAGCAAAAGTAATCAATCCAAAAACATCGGCATCACCCCTTAATCTTGCGGAAAATATCCTTCCTCTTCAGGAGATCCTATAGGCTGCCCTTGAGCCAACTTTACTGCAAACTTTGATATCTTTCTTAATGAATCGTTTAGGCCTATACCACCCCTGTTTGGAGTCTCTATGATGTATATCTTTTTTCTGAACAATTCTGTGCCTGTGTTGTCTTTTGACATAGCCGCAAACGCAGGAATATTTAATTTCTCTATGACAGCTTCTGTCAAATATCCACAGCAATCACCGTATCTTTTGTAGTTTAATGCGGGGCCGCATATAACAACATCTGGATTAAACGCCTTTATCATGCTTAATAATTTTTCAATAGCTTCATCCTTATTTTCAAGAAAATAGTTATCACCACAAATTACAGTGCCAATTATGTCACCGCCGTTTCTCATCATGGTGTTTTTCAAAAGCATGCCCAATCCTATAGCACCAAACTGAGATTGAGGTTCCATATTCATTTTTTCATCTGTTCCGTATCCTGCTTGAACTTGATTTAAAAATTGTACCGCTTTAATCATTTTATCCTCCTAATTCAGTGTTTAATTTT comes from the Thermoanaerobacterium aotearoense genome and includes:
- a CDS encoding PTS sugar transporter subunit IIB, translated to MLKIILFCSSGSSTSMLIGKIEEAAKARGIEVVVDAYPEAQMEKYVEEADVVLLGPQVKFILPKAKKICSEKGVPVDVINPVVYGMMDGEKVLDQALSMANK
- a CDS encoding glycine/betaine/sarcosine/D-proline family reductase selenoprotein B, which produces MIKAVQFLNQVQAGYGTDEKMNMEPQSQFGAIGLGMLLKNTMMRNGGDIIGTVICGDNYFLENKDEAIEKLLSMIKAFNPDVVICGPALNYKRYGDCCGYLTEAVIEKLNIPAFAAMSKDNTGTELFRKKIYIIETPNRGGIGLNDSLRKISKFAVKLAQGQPIGSPEEEGYFPQD